In the genome of Anaerolineae bacterium, the window GTACTCGTCGGTGTTGGTCTTCCCCAGGAGGACGGCGCCCGCCTCCCGCAAGCGTCGCACGGCGGTGGCCTCGAAGGGCGACCGGTAACCCTCGAGCATGCGGGAGCCGCAGGTGGTGGGAAAGTCATCGGTGCAGATGACGTCCTTGATGGCCAGGGGCACGCCCAGCAGAGGTTGACCCTCCCGCCCCTCAGCCAGCCGGGAGTCGGCCTCCCGGGCAAGGGCCAGAGAGTGCTCCGGGTCGGTGGAAAGGTAGGCGTGGATGGTGGGATTCACCCGGGCGATGCGCTCCAGGAACGCCTGGGTGACCTCGACGGAGGAGAAGGCTCGCCGCCGCAGACCCTCCGCGATCTCGGTCACCGACAGGTCGGTGAGGGTCACGACTCCTCCAGGATGGCGTTGACCACGAAGTACCCATCCTCGGTGTTATGGGCGTTGGCCAGGGCTGCCTCCCGGGGAAGGCTGGGCTCGACCACGTCCTCCCGCATCACCCCGCTCTGAGGTATGACGCTGGCCGTGGGAGGTATGGCCTCGGTGTCCAGATGCTCCAGCATCTGGGCGTAATCGAGGATCTCGGACAGCTGCTCGCTGTAGGCGACGACCTCATCGTCGGTCAGCGCCAGGCGCGCCAGATGGGCGACGTGGCGCACCTCTGCGACGCTCAAGGGCATGGTATCTACCACCAGGCTGCAGGAATCAGGAATCCGAGCGCCCAACCGGGTCGGGTGCGGCGAGTATAGCACCCGGCGAAGGGGGCGGCAAGGGCATGGATCTGTGGCGGGATGCCCATACTGGAGCCCTTCTGCTCTGACGTCCCACCACCAATGGACCGTCGGGAGGGGGGTGCAGGGCGGTCCGCAGGATCGGAACGCCAGCAGGGATGATCCGGCGAACGGCTCTTACCAGTTTCTAATGGACTTGAGCCTCGTCTCTAACACCTGTGCGCTAGACTGGCACCTAGAGCAGCTTGCAGCCGGCCGTTCAGGGCGCAGCGAGGCGCTAGTACTGCGCCTCTCAGACACCGGGCCTAAGGAGAAGACAGCTATGAGGAGAGTGTACGGCAACCATGTTAGCGGGCAGCCCGGGGCGCCAGCGGCGACGCGGATCCTTCCTTGTACATGGAGAGGGGGTTGACATGACAGCAGAAGACACGATCGGTCGGTTCCGTCGCTGGGGCTACGCCTTGGCGCTATGTTGCCTACTGCTCGCCCTGGGGGTGAGCGTAGCCTGGGCGCAGTGGGCCCCGTCGGTAGTAACGGACAAGCCGGACTACGCCCCGGGCGAGACGGTGATCGTCACCGGGAGTGGGTTCACTGCTGGTGAGCAGTACGACATACCCGTGATCCGTCCGGACGGCACCATCGTCAAAGGAGACGGGTCCTTCGTACCCGGCTGGGACGTAGTCACGGCCGATGGTGTGGGGGCCTTCACCTACCTGTACCAGCTCAACGGCGTGCCGGGCGACTACGAGGTCCGCGTCTATCCTGTCGGCACCGTCGCCCTGCAGAGTGGTACCGTAGTCTTGCCCAGTGATGACCTTCTCGTGGCGAGCACCACCTTCACCGATGCAGAATCGCTGAGCCAGTGGGCGAATGGGCCTCTCGGAGGCCCCCCGGGAGGTGGAGAGTGGGTCAACGGAAACGTCAATCAGGCCAAGGCCCACTACGCCGAAGGGGACTCGGTGCCCTACCGACTCATCCTGACTGGGGTGCCCCTGGGTTCCCACGAGGTCATCATTGAGTGGGACACAACCAAGAGCGGCAAGCACGCTCTGGACTACATCACGTCGTGGGATCGAACAGCATCAGAGGCCAATCCTTGCCTGGGCGTGCCTGGGTGTGGTCCTGGGGTCTCAAGCTCATTCCCGATTCCGCAGGATCCCAACGTCCCCTTCGCTCAGATTCCTGGCAACATCACCATCTACAACGGCACCATCACGGGTCTGTCTGGCTACACCCTTAACGGCTCGTACGCCGGAGACAGCAGTACTCGTGTCACGATCTACTTCACCAACTCGAGTACCACGGTGGTGCTGGCCTGGGGTGGGCACATAGGTTCTCGGCTGGACTGGGGCATAGGCAACTCGGCTAGTGCTGTCTCCGGGTCGCCGTACCACATGCGCTTCAAGGGGCTGGACGGAAAGGGCGGCAATATGGACCGCTCTCTGGCCGCCGCAG includes:
- the gatC gene encoding Asp-tRNA(Asn)/Glu-tRNA(Gln) amidotransferase subunit GatC yields the protein MPLSVAEVRHVAHLARLALTDDEVVAYSEQLSEILDYAQMLEHLDTEAIPPTASVIPQSGVMREDVVEPSLPREAALANAHNTEDGYFVVNAILEES